Proteins from a single region of Apium graveolens cultivar Ventura chromosome 7, ASM990537v1, whole genome shotgun sequence:
- the LOC141670446 gene encoding cytosolic sulfotransferase 8-like, which produces MEPKTSHPSELSSSLSKQSADEQNVYSQEFMDLLSTLPKEINSSFGADLYQYNGFWYHIAPLHGMIECLKHFQPRKNDVFLVTAPKSGTTWLKAIIYTLLNRRVHHPQDSDHPLLTKTPHQLVPFILLLKPSDYDSVSNSSDSSTRIFGSHVPTVSLPTSVMEDSDSFNCKIVYLCRDIKDTFVSFFHFENKNVDLSSNSLERAFDLYSRGVSVGGPVWDQIMGYWKESLERPNKVLFIRYEDMKTNPHFQLSRLALFLGKAFSEEEQNSGMLDQILSLCSFDNIKNLEVNKSGMSGLGTGIKNDTLYRSGKVGDWKNTLTAEMASKLDLITEEKFRGSGLSL; this is translated from the coding sequence ATGGAGCCAAAAACTTCACATCCTTCTGAACTATCTTCTTCACTTTCAAAGCAATCAGCAGATGAGCAGAATGTCTACAGCCAAGAATTCATGGACTTGCTTTCAACCTTGCCCAAAGAAATAAATTCTTCTTTCGGAGCCGACTTGTACCAGTACAATGGTTTCTGGTATCATATAGCACCTTTGCATGGCATGATCGAGTGTCTAAAACATTTTCAACCTCGTAAAAACGATGTCTTCCTTGTAACTGCTCCTAAATCAGGTACCACATGGTTAAAAGCTATTATCTACACTTTACTAAACCGCCGAGTCCACCATCCTCAAGATTCTGACCACCCTTTGCTAACAAAAACTCCGCATCAGCttgttccttttattttattacttAAACCCTCGGACTACGACTCTGTTTCCAATTCTTCTGATAGCAGCACTAGGATCTTCGGATCTCATGTGCCAACGGTTTCTCTTCCTACATCTGTAATGGAAGACAGTgattcatttaattgtaaaatagTGTACTTGTGCAGGGATATCAAGGACACTTTTGTTTCTTTTTTTCActttgaaaacaagaatgttGATCTGTCTTCCAATTCTTTAGAAAGAGCCTTTGATTTATACAGCAGAGGAGTAAGTGTAGGTGGCCCAGTTTGGGATCAAATCATGGGATATTGGAAGGAAAGCTTGGAGAGGCCAAATAAAGTATTGTTTATAAGATATGAAGATATGAAAACCAATCCGCATTTTCAACTGAGCCGTCTTGCACTTTTTCTAGGGAAAGCCTTCTCTGAAGAGGAACAAAATTCAGGTATGCTTGATCAAATCTTGAGTCTGTGTAGCTTTGATAATATAAAGAATCTTGAGGTTAATAAGTCCGGAATGTCTGGACTTGGTACTGGCATAAAGAATGACACATTGTATCGGAGTGGTAAAGTTGGAGATTGGAAGAACACTTTGACAGCGGAGATGGCTTCCAAGTTGGATCTTATTACTGAGGAAAAGTTTCGTGGTTCAGGATTGTCTCTCTGA
- the LOC141674648 gene encoding cytosolic sulfotransferase 6-like — translation MEPKTSHPSELSPALPKQSVDEENVYSQEFMDLLSTFPKEKNSSFGADMYQYNGFWYPIVPLYGMIESLKYFQPRKTDVFLVTAPKSGTTWLKAIIYTLLNRQVHHPQDPHHPLLTKTPHQLVPFVELLKPSDYDSVSNSSDSSTRIFGSHMPTVLLPKSVMEDSESFNCKIAYLCRDIKDTFVSFFHFVNKNVDPSSNSLERAFDLYSRGVSGAGPVWDQIMGYWKESLERPNKVLFIRYEDMKSNPHFQLSRLALFLGKAFSEEEQNSGMLDQILSLCSFDNMKNLEVNKSGISGLGVKNDTFYRNGKVGDWNNTLTAEMAAKLDLITEEKFRGSGLSL, via the coding sequence ATGGAGCCAAAAACTTCACATCCTTCTGAACTTTCTCCTGCTCTTCCAAAGCAATCAGTAGATGAGGAGAATGTCTACAGCCAAGAATTCATGGACTTGCTTTCAACCTTCCCCAAAGAAAAAAATTCTTCTTTCGGAGCCGACATGTATCAGTACAATGGTTTCTGGTATCCTATAGTACCTTTGTATGGCATGATCGAGTCTCTAAAATATTTCCAACCTCGTAAAACCGATGTCTTCCTTGTAACTGCTCCTAAATCAGGTACCACGTGGTTAAAAGCTATTATCTATACTTTACTCAACCGCCAAGTCCACCATCCTCAGGATCCTCACCACCCTTTGCTGACAAAAACTCCGCATCAGCTTGTTCCTTTTGTTGAATTACTTAAACCCTCTGACTACGACTCTGTTTCCAATTCTTCCGATAGCAGCACTAGGATCTTCGGATCTCATATGCCAACGGTTTTACTTCCTAAATCTGTAATGGAGGACAGTGAgtcatttaattgtaaaatagCGTACTTGTGCAGGGATATCAAGGACACTTTTGTTTCCTTTTTTCACTTTGTCAACAAGAATGTTGATCCGTCTTCCAATTCTTTGGAAAGAGCCTTCGATTTGTACAGCAGAGGAGTAAGTGGAGCTGGACCGGTTTGGGATCAAATCATGGGATATTGGAAGGAAAGCTTGGAGAGGCCAAATAAAGTGTTGTTTATAAGATATGAAGACATGAAAAGCAATCCTCATTTTCAACTGAGCCGTCTTGCACTTTTTCTCGGAAAAGCCTTCTCCGAAGAGGAACAGAATTCGGGTATGCTTGATCAAATCTTGAGTTTGTGTAGCTTTGATAATATGAAGAATCTTGAGGTTAATAAGTCCGGAATATCTGGACTGGGTGTAAAGAATGACACATTTTATCGGAATGGTAAAGTTGGAGATTGGAACAACACTTTGACTGCGGAGATGGCTGCCAAGTTGGATCTTATTACTGAAGAAAAGTTTCGTGGTTCAGGATTATCTCTCTGA